Proteins encoded within one genomic window of Salipaludibacillus agaradhaerens:
- a CDS encoding restriction endonuclease has translation MGFLESFKMGLDLFWSLLTADPVLTIFILLFFCGSLFFVFIINTITEQRLRKSGILEIDKMSGRKFEEYLQALLKARGYYVQFTPASGDYGADLILTTKGKKIIVQAKRYKKNVGVKAVQEIASARNYYRADNCWVITNSFFTEQAKRLASSNQVRLVDRKQLTNWMILEGKRRERAQ, from the coding sequence ATGGGTTTTTTAGAATCTTTCAAAATGGGCTTAGATTTATTTTGGTCATTATTAACTGCTGACCCTGTATTAACAATTTTTATTCTATTATTCTTTTGTGGTTCTTTGTTCTTTGTATTTATCATTAATACAATAACGGAACAAAGACTTCGGAAATCTGGGATTTTAGAAATTGATAAAATGTCAGGGAGAAAGTTTGAAGAGTATCTTCAAGCCTTGTTAAAAGCGAGAGGTTATTATGTTCAATTTACACCAGCAAGTGGCGATTACGGAGCTGACCTTATCTTAACAACAAAAGGAAAAAAAATAATTGTTCAAGCTAAGCGTTACAAGAAAAATGTTGGAGTAAAAGCAGTACAAGAAATAGCTTCAGCTAGAAATTATTATAGAGCTGATAATTGCTGGGTAATTACTAATAGTTTTTTTACAGAACAAGCCAAGAGATTAGCAAGTTCAAATCAGGTTAGGTTAGTAGATCGTAAGCAGTTAACGAATTGGATGATACTGGAGGGGAAAAGGAGAGAAAGGGCTCAGTAG
- the rlmD gene encoding 23S rRNA (uracil(1939)-C(5))-methyltransferase RlmD, producing the protein MSKRETPVKKNDVLNVTFEDMTHDGSGVAKINGFPLFVKRALPGETAEVKVINVKKNYGFARLMTLKQESEARVEPPCPIFKRCGGCQLQHLSYEGQLMYKQKQVKDVLERIGGLGDVLVHPTLGMEEPWRYRNKAQVPVGEQNGEIVAGFYAERSHQIVDMPNCVIQHEDNDKVVQLVKKLAKDYGIRGYDDHTHKGTLRHVVTRHAKQTDQLMVVLVTKGKELPNKKNLVTALKEALPNLTSVVQNINPKRTNVIFGDKTEVLWGEDVIYDTIGDIKFAISARSFYQVNPIQTKVLYDKALEYAQLTGRETVIDAYCGIGTISLFLAQKAKQVYGVEIVPEAISDAKQNAKLNHINNAEFVVGEAERIMPWWQAQGLKPDVIVVDPPRKGCDEALLEAMAVMKPTRIVYVSCNPATLARDLKFLEQRGYTTQEVQPVDMFPQTGHVECCALLVRVDK; encoded by the coding sequence ATGAGTAAACGAGAGACACCAGTGAAGAAAAACGATGTCCTTAACGTGACATTTGAAGATATGACGCACGATGGCTCAGGAGTGGCTAAAATCAACGGCTTTCCGCTGTTTGTTAAGCGAGCTCTGCCAGGTGAAACAGCGGAAGTGAAAGTGATCAACGTTAAAAAAAATTACGGGTTTGCTCGTCTAATGACGTTGAAACAAGAAAGTGAAGCACGAGTAGAACCGCCCTGTCCAATTTTTAAACGGTGTGGCGGATGTCAACTCCAGCATTTAAGCTATGAAGGCCAATTAATGTACAAGCAAAAGCAAGTGAAAGATGTATTGGAACGAATTGGCGGTCTAGGGGATGTCTTAGTTCATCCGACGCTTGGGATGGAGGAGCCATGGCGCTACCGAAATAAAGCGCAAGTGCCAGTTGGCGAACAAAACGGAGAGATAGTAGCAGGCTTCTACGCTGAACGCAGTCACCAAATAGTCGATATGCCGAACTGTGTTATCCAGCATGAGGACAATGACAAAGTCGTTCAGCTTGTGAAAAAATTAGCGAAGGACTATGGTATTCGAGGCTACGATGATCATACCCACAAAGGTACATTGCGCCATGTGGTAACGCGCCATGCCAAACAAACCGATCAGCTCATGGTGGTACTCGTAACAAAAGGGAAAGAGCTACCGAATAAGAAAAACTTAGTTACAGCGTTGAAAGAGGCGCTTCCTAATTTAACTTCCGTTGTGCAAAATATTAACCCGAAGCGAACGAATGTGATTTTTGGCGATAAAACAGAAGTACTTTGGGGTGAAGACGTGATTTATGATACGATTGGAGATATTAAATTCGCTATCTCTGCCCGGTCTTTTTATCAAGTTAACCCTATTCAAACGAAAGTGCTTTATGACAAGGCATTAGAATACGCCCAGCTCACCGGACGTGAAACGGTGATCGATGCGTACTGCGGTATCGGTACGATCAGTTTATTCTTAGCCCAAAAAGCGAAGCAAGTGTACGGCGTGGAGATCGTTCCTGAAGCCATATCTGACGCTAAACAAAATGCCAAACTCAATCATATTAATAATGCAGAATTTGTTGTAGGGGAAGCAGAACGAATTATGCCATGGTGGCAGGCACAAGGCCTTAAGCCAGATGTTATCGTCGTTGATCCACCGCGAAAAGGCTGTGACGAAGCCCTTTTAGAAGCCATGGCCGTTATGAAACCGACACGCATCGTCTACGTATCCTGTAACCCAGCCACACTAGCCCGTGACCTAAAGTTCCTCGAACAACGGGGCTACACGACACAAGAAGTCCAGCCAGTGGACATGTTTCCGCAGACGGGGCATGTGGAGTGCTGTGCGTTGCTTGTGAGAGTTGATAAATAA
- a CDS encoding SEC-C metal-binding domain-containing protein yields MATIKRNAPCPCGSGKKYKKCCLLKVQAAPAFSPLDRKAFNELLPRVFDYSKQFDDVLQPVYEKYVASFNILPAKDAKVFSQLMFHWLLFSYPLLDGNKTVLASYIDTYTHTYSETFQRFLQKWETLTPAFYNVTYADKKTMVIEHAFNKDALTLGKTPASADLHENDSVIGYLYPAPDGHALGNDALGVPAYLASKFLSIWPTMVQVLKNNADEATLFDRHFPEVLHSIAVFVAKGDALHSEDKLPESSQAVLALLYDRLDWEHISYPIFLETKARWITYTLEEKPRIQKPETYAAALHYWLGKHLQTDAALSQKAVADLYSVSSGTVGTRYKSLNEQL; encoded by the coding sequence ATGGCAACCATTAAACGAAATGCACCATGTCCGTGTGGCAGTGGCAAGAAATATAAAAAATGTTGTTTACTAAAAGTCCAAGCAGCTCCGGCTTTTTCTCCTCTTGACCGAAAAGCATTCAATGAGCTTTTACCACGGGTTTTTGACTATAGTAAACAGTTTGATGACGTACTTCAGCCCGTTTATGAAAAATATGTGGCCAGCTTTAATATTTTGCCGGCAAAGGATGCGAAAGTATTCTCGCAACTTATGTTCCACTGGCTACTCTTCAGCTACCCGTTACTTGATGGAAATAAAACTGTGTTAGCTAGCTATATCGACACATATACTCATACTTACTCAGAGACTTTTCAACGCTTTTTGCAGAAATGGGAGACGTTAACTCCTGCATTTTATAACGTGACATATGCTGACAAGAAAACGATGGTCATTGAACACGCTTTTAATAAGGACGCGTTAACTTTAGGAAAAACACCGGCTTCTGCTGACTTACATGAAAATGATTCCGTCATCGGTTACTTATATCCAGCTCCTGACGGACATGCATTAGGCAACGATGCTCTTGGAGTTCCTGCCTATTTAGCGAGTAAATTCCTTAGTATATGGCCTACTATGGTGCAGGTGTTAAAGAATAACGCTGATGAAGCGACACTCTTTGATCGCCACTTCCCTGAAGTCCTTCATTCAATCGCCGTATTTGTGGCAAAAGGGGACGCCTTACACAGTGAAGACAAGCTGCCTGAAAGCAGCCAAGCGGTGCTGGCATTACTCTATGACAGACTTGATTGGGAACATATCTCCTATCCTATCTTTTTAGAAACAAAAGCACGATGGATTACTTACACATTAGAGGAAAAACCGCGTATTCAAAAGCCTGAAACGTATGCAGCTGCCTTACATTATTGGCTCGGTAAACACCTTCAAACTGACGCAGCACTTTCCCAAAAAGCTGTGGCAGATTTATATAGTGTCTCATCTGGCACAGTCGGTACACGATATAAAAGCTTAAACGAACAGCTCTAA